In Streptococcus dysgalactiae subsp. dysgalactiae, the following are encoded in one genomic region:
- a CDS encoding pyrimidine-nucleoside phosphorylase — protein sequence MRTVDLIQKKRDGGELTTEEINWLIKGYADGTIPDYQMAAFAMAVYFKGMTTRETRDLTMSMVETGEQIDLSAIAGIKTDKHSTGGVGDKVTLILAPLVASFDVPVAKMSGRGLGHTGGTLDKLEAIKGFQIDRSQDDFIKQVQDIGISVIGQSDKLVKADKLLYALRDVTATVDIIPLIASSVMSKKIAAGADSILLDVTVGDGAFMKTIEDAEKLSRLMVDLGKEVGRKTVAVITNMSQPLGRAIGNRLEVLEALEIMQGKGREDITHFICELAQIMLRLAGVDKSLEDIRKNLVDGTALAKFEEMVTYQGGNLKDLYRESASPVQTEVFADEDGYITELPALEFGLFAMRLGAGRAVKTDPLDYESGIVFDKKIGDPVSKGDRIAVIFSQEVLPKKVLTEFEKNVKIGAEQFEPKEIIKIIS from the coding sequence ATGAGAACAGTTGATTTAATTCAAAAAAAACGTGATGGAGGGGAACTGACCACAGAGGAAATCAATTGGTTAATTAAGGGATATGCTGATGGTACGATCCCAGATTACCAAATGGCTGCTTTTGCTATGGCAGTTTATTTCAAAGGAATGACAACCCGTGAGACACGAGATTTAACCATGAGTATGGTTGAGACTGGAGAACAGATTGACCTGTCAGCAATTGCTGGTATTAAAACAGATAAGCATTCCACAGGTGGGGTGGGCGATAAGGTAACCTTGATTTTAGCTCCGCTTGTAGCAAGTTTTGATGTTCCAGTTGCTAAAATGAGCGGTCGTGGCCTAGGTCATACTGGAGGAACCTTAGATAAACTTGAAGCCATTAAAGGTTTTCAAATTGACCGTAGTCAAGATGACTTTATTAAACAAGTGCAAGACATCGGCATCTCTGTTATAGGTCAATCCGATAAACTGGTTAAGGCGGATAAACTGTTATACGCTCTAAGAGATGTTACGGCAACCGTTGATATTATTCCTCTAATAGCAAGCTCAGTCATGAGTAAAAAAATTGCCGCCGGTGCGGATAGCATTCTCTTAGATGTTACTGTTGGGGATGGGGCTTTCATGAAGACCATAGAAGACGCAGAAAAGCTTTCCCGTCTAATGGTAGATTTAGGAAAAGAAGTTGGTCGTAAAACAGTTGCTGTCATTACTAATATGAGTCAGCCCCTAGGGCGAGCTATTGGCAACCGTCTTGAAGTTTTAGAAGCTTTAGAAATCATGCAAGGTAAGGGACGTGAGGATATCACCCATTTCATTTGTGAACTGGCTCAGATTATGTTACGTCTAGCAGGTGTTGATAAGTCACTAGAAGACATCAGAAAAAATCTGGTTGATGGAACAGCTTTAGCGAAATTTGAAGAAATGGTTACCTATCAAGGTGGTAATCTCAAAGACCTTTATAGAGAGTCAGCGTCACCTGTTCAAACAGAAGTGTTTGCTGATGAAGATGGCTATATCACAGAATTGCCAGCACTAGAATTTGGACTCTTTGCGATGAGATTAGGAGCTGGTCGAGCAGTAAAAACTGACCCATTGGATTATGAATCAGGGATTGTTTTTGATAAGAAAATTGGTGACCCTGTAAGCAAGGGAGACCGCATTGCTGTCATCTTTTCACAAGAAGTTTTACCGAAAAAAGTGCTTACAGAATTCGAAAAAAATGTTAAAATAGGTGCAGAACAATTTGAGCCTAAAGAGATCATTAAAATCATTTCCTAA
- a CDS encoding class I SAM-dependent methyltransferase: MTNMYYDENPDSLHDIHELNVTLLGFPFTFLTDSGVFSKKMIDFGSQVLLNTLRFNKGERILDLGCGYGPLGISLAKVQDVEATLVDINNRAIDLAKKNARQNQVNVTIFQSNIYENVRGSFNHIISNPPIRAGKKVVHEIIEKSIDFLDDQGDLTIVIQKKQGAPSAKEKMANIFGNVDIIKKDKGYYILRSTKHENS, from the coding sequence ATGACAAACATGTATTACGACGAGAACCCAGATAGTCTTCATGATATTCATGAATTGAATGTAACATTACTCGGTTTTCCGTTTACTTTCTTAACAGATTCTGGTGTTTTTTCAAAGAAAATGATTGATTTTGGCAGCCAAGTATTACTAAACACACTTCGTTTTAATAAAGGTGAGCGGATTTTAGACTTAGGTTGTGGTTATGGCCCTCTGGGAATAAGCCTAGCCAAAGTTCAAGACGTAGAAGCTACTTTGGTTGATATTAATAATCGAGCGATTGATTTGGCTAAAAAAAATGCACGTCAAAACCAAGTTAACGTTACTATTTTTCAGTCTAACATTTATGAAAACGTTAGGGGATCATTCAATCATATCATTAGTAACCCTCCTATTCGAGCGGGTAAGAAGGTTGTCCATGAGATCATTGAAAAAAGTATTGATTTTTTAGATGATCAGGGTGATTTAACCATTGTGATTCAAAAGAAACAAGGGGCACCTAGCGCCAAAGAAAAGATGGCAAATATTTTTGGCAATGTTGACATTATCAAAAAAGATAAAGGCTACTATATTCTAAGGAGTACAAAACATGAGAACAGTTGA
- the coaA gene encoding type I pantothenate kinase encodes MSNEFINFEKISRESWKMLHQKTKPLLTQEELKSITSLNDNINITDVVDVYLPLINLIQIYKIAQENLSFSKSLFLKKDIQLRPFIIGISGSVAVGKSTTSRLLQLLLSRTHPSSRVELVTTDGFLYPNQVLIERGILNRKGFPESYNMELLLNFLDTIKSGQSATIPLYSHDIYDIVPDQEQTVDSPDFLIVEGINVFQNQQNNRLYMSDYFDFSIYIDADSAHIEYWYIERFLSILNMAKQDSNSYYAQYTTLPQDEAVAFARNVWKTVNLENLEKFIEPTRNRAELILHKAADHKIDEIYLKK; translated from the coding sequence ATGTCAAACGAATTTATCAACTTTGAAAAGATTTCAAGAGAATCTTGGAAAATGTTGCACCAAAAAACCAAACCTTTATTGACACAAGAAGAACTTAAAAGTATTACGAGTCTAAATGATAATATTAACATCACAGATGTGGTTGATGTTTATCTCCCTTTGATTAATTTAATTCAGATTTATAAAATTGCTCAAGAGAACCTTTCCTTTTCTAAAAGTCTCTTTCTAAAGAAAGACATTCAATTGAGGCCCTTTATTATTGGAATTTCTGGCTCTGTCGCTGTTGGTAAATCAACAACCAGCCGACTGTTACAATTACTTCTCTCACGTACTCACCCAAGTAGTCGTGTCGAACTAGTTACTACTGATGGTTTTTTATACCCTAATCAGGTTCTGATTGAACGAGGAATCCTCAATCGTAAAGGCTTTCCAGAATCCTACAATATGGAACTGTTGTTGAATTTTTTGGATACTATTAAAAGTGGGCAATCAGCTACCATACCACTTTACTCTCATGATATTTATGATATTGTCCCTGATCAGGAACAAACGGTTGACAGTCCTGATTTTCTAATCGTCGAGGGTATAAACGTTTTCCAAAACCAGCAAAATAACCGCTTATATATGAGTGATTATTTTGATTTTTCTATTTATATTGATGCTGATAGCGCCCATATAGAATACTGGTATATTGAACGCTTTCTAAGTATTTTGAACATGGCAAAACAAGATTCTAACAGTTACTATGCTCAATACACCACTCTTCCTCAGGATGAGGCTGTAGCCTTTGCTCGCAATGTTTGGAAAACAGTTAATTTAGAAAATCTTGAAAAATTCATTGAACCGACGCGAAATCGAGCAGAATTGATTTTACACAAAGCCGCCGATCACAAAATTGATGAAATTTACCTCAAAAAGTGA
- the rpsT gene encoding 30S ribosomal protein S20, which produces MEVKTLANIKSAIKRAELNVKANEKNSAQKSAMRTAIKAFEANPSEELFRAASSSIDKAESKGLIHKNKASRDKARLAAKLG; this is translated from the coding sequence TTGGAGGTGAAAACATTGGCAAATATTAAATCAGCTATTAAACGCGCTGAACTTAACGTTAAAGCAAACGAAAAAAACTCAGCACAAAAATCAGCTATGCGTACTGCTATCAAAGCATTTGAAGCTAACCCATCTGAAGAGCTTTTCCGCGCTGCTTCTTCAAGCATCGACAAAGCCGAATCAAAAGGTTTGATTCACAAAAACAAAGCAAGCCGCGATAAAGCACGTCTTGCTGCAAAACTTGGCTAA
- a CDS encoding sensor histidine kinase gives MNKLKKEVLSDQYTHFFHFFAVFTGIFVVMTIIILQIMRFGVYSSVDSSLISVSNNASSYANRTMARISSFYFDAENNVIKPLPDSDNSKLVGTPAANTDIILFSANGTILNSFDAFSNYQNFHLDKRQLGTIVTTSLMNFYGQEEKYHTITVRVHIRNYPAVAYMMAVVNVEQLDSANERYEQIIIIVMIIFWLISILASIYLSKWSRKPILESYEKQKMFVENASHELRTPLAVLQNRLESLFRKPNETILENSEHLASSLDEVRNMRILTTNLLNLARRDDGINPQWTDLDATFFDAVFENYQLVAEENGKVFLFENQVNRTLKMDKALLKQLMTILFDNAIKYTDKEGVVDIKVKTTEKNLLISVIDNGPGIKDEEKKKIFDRFYRVDKARTRQTGGFGLGLALAQQIVISLKGSISVKDNLPKGSIFEVKL, from the coding sequence ATGAATAAATTAAAAAAAGAAGTCCTCTCTGATCAATACACCCATTTTTTTCATTTTTTTGCGGTTTTTACAGGTATTTTTGTTGTGATGACCATCATTATTTTGCAGATTATGCGATTTGGTGTGTATTCTTCTGTCGATAGTAGTCTGATTTCTGTTAGTAATAATGCAAGCAGTTATGCCAATCGTACTATGGCTAGAATATCTTCTTTTTACTTTGATGCAGAAAATAATGTCATTAAACCTTTGCCTGATTCAGACAATTCAAAGTTAGTAGGAACACCGGCGGCAAATACAGATATTATCCTATTTAGTGCCAATGGCACAATTTTGAATTCCTTTGATGCTTTTTCCAATTATCAAAATTTTCATTTAGACAAGCGACAATTAGGGACGATTGTTACCACTAGCCTGATGAATTTTTACGGTCAAGAGGAGAAGTATCATACCATAACAGTAAGGGTTCATATTAGAAATTACCCAGCTGTGGCATATATGATGGCAGTTGTCAACGTTGAGCAGTTGGACAGTGCCAACGAACGCTACGAACAAATTATTATCATTGTGATGATTATCTTCTGGTTAATTTCTATTTTGGCAAGTATTTATTTGTCCAAGTGGAGTCGAAAGCCGATTTTGGAAAGTTACGAAAAACAAAAAATGTTTGTGGAAAATGCTAGTCATGAATTAAGAACCCCATTGGCTGTTTTGCAAAATCGCTTAGAGTCCCTTTTCCGGAAGCCTAATGAAACCATATTGGAAAATAGTGAACATTTGGCTTCGAGTCTAGATGAAGTTCGAAATATGCGTATTTTAACAACTAATCTCTTAAATTTAGCAAGACGTGACGATGGGATCAACCCCCAGTGGACTGACCTGGACGCTACCTTTTTTGATGCTGTTTTTGAGAATTATCAGCTAGTTGCTGAAGAAAATGGCAAGGTATTTCTTTTCGAAAATCAAGTTAACCGCACCTTGAAAATGGACAAGGCTCTTTTGAAGCAATTGATGACGATTTTATTTGATAATGCGATTAAATACACGGATAAAGAAGGCGTTGTTGACATTAAGGTCAAGACAACAGAGAAAAATCTCTTGATTTCAGTCATTGATAACGGTCCAGGAATTAAAGATGAGGAAAAGAAAAAGATTTTTGACCGTTTTTATCGCGTTGATAAAGCTAGAACCCGTCAGACTGGAGGCTTTGGCTTAGGCTTAGCCTTAGCTCAACAGATTGTGATATCACTCAAAGGAAGTATCAGCGTTAAGGATAACCTTCCTAAGGGTAGTATCTTTGAAGTCAAACTATAA
- a CDS encoding response regulator transcription factor, translating into MLKLLLVEDDLSLSNSIFDFLDDFADVTQVFDGDEGLYEAESGIYDLILLDLMLPEKNGFQVLKELREKDIKIPVLIMTAKESLDDKGHGFELGADDYLTKPFYLEELKMRIQALLKRTGKFTDKNLAFGNVVVDLGKKEVQVDGQPIELLGKEFDLLVYLLQNQNVILPKTQIFDRLWGFDSDTTISVVEVYVSKIRKKLKGTDLVDKLQTLRSVGYILKSHE; encoded by the coding sequence ATGCTCAAACTATTATTAGTAGAAGATGACTTAAGTTTATCCAATTCCATTTTCGATTTTTTGGATGATTTTGCTGATGTCACACAAGTTTTTGATGGAGATGAAGGCTTATATGAAGCCGAAAGTGGCATTTACGATTTGATTTTACTTGACCTTATGTTGCCAGAAAAAAATGGTTTTCAAGTCTTGAAAGAATTGCGAGAAAAAGATATTAAAATTCCAGTGTTGATCATGACAGCCAAAGAAAGCCTAGATGATAAGGGACATGGCTTTGAATTAGGAGCAGATGATTACCTCACTAAGCCTTTTTACCTGGAGGAACTCAAGATGCGAATTCAAGCCCTGTTAAAACGTACGGGGAAATTCACGGATAAAAATCTAGCCTTTGGGAACGTCGTAGTGGATTTAGGAAAAAAAGAAGTTCAAGTGGATGGCCAACCGATAGAACTATTAGGTAAAGAGTTTGATTTGTTGGTCTACCTTTTACAAAATCAGAATGTTATTTTACCTAAAACACAAATTTTTGATCGCTTATGGGGTTTTGATAGCGATACGACCATTTCAGTAGTTGAAGTTTACGTTTCTAAAATTAGAAAAAAACTGAAAGGTACAGATCTTGTGGACAAACTTCAGACATTAAGAAGTGTGGGGTATATTCTAAAAAGCCATGAATAA
- a CDS encoding M1 family metallopeptidase, which translates to MKTVEHLIETFVPENYNIFLDINRQTKTFTGNVAINGEALDNHVAFHQKDLDIKSILLDNEAVVYQVDNDNEVVRVELPETGMMTLVIEFSGHITDNMTGIYPSYYTKDGVKKEVISTQFESHFAREAFPCIDEPHAKATFDLSLTFDQEAGDIALSNMPEINVDRREETGLWTFDTTPRMSSYLLAFALGNLHGKTVKSKRGTIVGAYATTAHPLSSLDFSLDIAVSAIDFYEDYFGVHYPIPQSLNIALPDFSSGAMENWGLITYREIYLLVDDNATAQSRQQVALVVAHEIAHQWFGNLVTMKWWDDLWLNESFANMMEYVAIDAIEPSWNIFEDFQTAGVPLALKRDATDGVQSVHVGVNHPDEINTLFDPAIVYAKGSRLMHMLRRWIGDRDFAAGLQHYFDKHQYRNTVGRDLWDALSDASGKDVAAFMDAWLEQPGYPVLTARLDNDQLILSQKQFFIGEGKDQGRLWPIPLNSNWKGLPETLTEAEVIIPNFSQLAAENQGALRFNTENTAHYITDYQGALLDALVTDLSHLDNTSALQVIQERRLLADSGLISYAELVDLVAQLDAPKSYMVAEAVQQVVTGLKRFVDERSLAEKSFNRLVTSIYQEDFYQHGFEKKVDESDQDEMTRQVALGQLWLADNQAVIDGAKAIFEAYTDNLASIPAAVRRLVLANQMKHFETEQLVDTYFDTYVATTDNNLRHDLTVALSKTSQSSTLKRILVSLKDKDIIKPQDLSFWYNVLLGESFTQETIWEWARENWDWIKAALGGDMSFDKFVIYPAGNFKTQERLDEFKAFFEPQLEDMAISRNIAMGINEIEARVALIAKEKAAVIEVLSHY; encoded by the coding sequence ATGAAGACAGTAGAACATCTCATCGAGACATTTGTCCCTGAAAACTATAATATCTTTTTAGATATCAACCGTCAGACAAAAACATTTACAGGAAATGTTGCGATTAATGGTGAAGCTTTAGATAATCATGTGGCTTTCCACCAAAAAGATTTAGATATCAAGTCTATTTTACTCGATAACGAAGCTGTTGTTTATCAAGTAGATAACGACAATGAAGTTGTTCGTGTCGAATTGCCAGAGACGGGAATGATGACACTTGTTATTGAGTTTTCAGGTCATATCACAGATAATATGACAGGGATTTACCCGTCATATTACACTAAAGATGGTGTGAAAAAAGAAGTGATTTCAACTCAGTTTGAAAGTCACTTTGCACGTGAAGCCTTCCCATGTATTGATGAACCGCATGCAAAAGCGACCTTTGACTTAAGTTTGACCTTTGATCAAGAAGCTGGTGACATCGCCTTATCTAACATGCCAGAAATCAATGTCGATCGCCGTGAGGAAACTGGCCTTTGGACATTTGATACCACTCCGAGAATGTCATCTTACTTGCTAGCCTTTGCTCTAGGGAATCTTCATGGAAAGACTGTAAAGAGTAAAAGAGGAACTATTGTAGGTGCCTATGCCACTACAGCTCACCCCCTTAGTTCTCTTGATTTTTCATTAGACATTGCTGTAAGTGCTATTGATTTTTATGAAGATTATTTTGGTGTTCATTACCCTATTCCGCAATCACTTAATATTGCCCTTCCAGATTTCTCATCTGGTGCCATGGAAAACTGGGGCTTGATTACTTACCGCGAGATTTATTTGCTCGTTGATGATAACGCTACAGCTCAGAGTAGACAACAGGTGGCCCTTGTTGTCGCACATGAAATTGCTCACCAATGGTTTGGTAATTTAGTTACTATGAAGTGGTGGGATGACCTTTGGCTGAATGAAAGTTTTGCCAACATGATGGAATATGTGGCTATTGACGCTATTGAGCCATCTTGGAACATATTTGAAGATTTTCAAACAGCAGGCGTTCCATTAGCTTTGAAACGTGATGCCACTGATGGAGTGCAATCTGTCCATGTAGGCGTCAATCATCCAGACGAGATTAATACCTTGTTTGATCCTGCTATTGTTTACGCCAAAGGTAGCCGTCTCATGCACATGTTACGTCGCTGGATTGGGGATCGTGATTTTGCCGCGGGCTTACAACACTATTTTGACAAGCATCAGTACCGTAATACCGTTGGACGTGACCTGTGGGATGCCTTGTCGGACGCTTCAGGAAAAGATGTGGCTGCCTTTATGGACGCTTGGCTAGAACAACCAGGCTATCCTGTGTTAACTGCTCGTCTTGATAATGACCAACTGATTCTTAGCCAAAAACAATTCTTTATTGGTGAGGGTAAAGATCAAGGTCGCCTCTGGCCGATTCCACTCAACAGCAATTGGAAAGGCCTCCCTGAAACTCTAACAGAAGCTGAAGTCATCATTCCAAACTTTAGTCAATTAGCGGCTGAAAACCAAGGAGCACTAAGGTTCAATACAGAAAATACTGCTCATTATATCACGGATTACCAAGGAGCACTATTAGATGCCTTAGTAACCGATTTGTCTCATCTAGATAATACCTCTGCTCTTCAAGTTATTCAAGAGCGCCGACTATTGGCCGATAGTGGGTTGATTTCTTACGCAGAATTGGTAGACTTGGTTGCCCAATTAGACGCTCCTAAGTCTTACATGGTAGCTGAAGCTGTGCAACAAGTTGTCACTGGATTGAAACGCTTTGTAGATGAAAGAAGTTTGGCTGAGAAATCCTTTAACCGTCTTGTAACCTCTATTTATCAAGAAGATTTTTACCAGCATGGTTTTGAGAAAAAAGTAGACGAATCAGACCAAGATGAAATGACGCGTCAAGTTGCGTTAGGCCAGTTATGGCTAGCAGATAATCAAGCTGTTATTGATGGTGCCAAGGCTATTTTTGAAGCATACACCGATAATCTTGCAAGCATTCCAGCTGCTGTTCGCCGCTTGGTTCTAGCTAATCAGATGAAACATTTCGAGACTGAACAGTTAGTGGATACCTACTTCGACACTTACGTAGCGACAACTGATAATAACTTGCGTCATGATTTGACGGTTGCTTTAAGTAAAACCAGTCAGTCATCAACCTTAAAACGTATCTTGGTGAGTTTGAAAGACAAAGATATCATTAAACCTCAAGACTTATCATTCTGGTACAATGTACTACTGGGAGAATCTTTCACCCAAGAAACCATTTGGGAATGGGCGAGAGAAAATTGGGACTGGATTAAAGCCGCCCTTGGTGGAGACATGAGTTTTGATAAATTTGTCATCTACCCTGCAGGTAATTTTAAAACCCAAGAGCGTTTAGATGAATTTAAAGCCTTTTTTGAGCCTCAACTAGAGGATATGGCTATTAGTCGTAATATTGCGATGGGAATTAACGAGATTGAAGCACGCGTTGCTCTTATTGCTAAAGAAAAAGCAGCTGTTATAGAAGTTCTCAGTCATTATTAA
- the phoU gene encoding phosphate signaling complex protein PhoU, with product MLRTKFEEELDKLHNQFYSMGTEVLAQINKTVRAFVSHDRELAKEVIEEDDTINEFETKLEKKSLEIIALQQPVSNDLRTVITVLKASSDIERMGDHASSIAKATIRMKGEERIPVVEEQINLMGKAVKHMVEEALNAYINEDDAKAYEIAASDEVIDNYFREIQALAVEEIRKSPDAVFAGKEYFQVLMYLERIGDYARNICEWVVYLKTGKIIEL from the coding sequence ATGTTAAGAACGAAATTTGAAGAAGAATTAGACAAATTACACAATCAATTTTACTCGATGGGGACAGAAGTATTAGCCCAAATCAATAAAACGGTACGTGCTTTTGTAAGCCATGATCGTGAGTTGGCTAAGGAAGTTATCGAAGAGGATGATACCATCAATGAATTTGAAACCAAATTGGAAAAGAAATCGCTTGAAATCATCGCTTTACAACAACCCGTTTCAAACGACCTTAGAACCGTCATCACTGTTTTGAAAGCCTCAAGTGATATTGAACGTATGGGGGATCATGCTTCATCGATTGCTAAGGCCACCATTCGTATGAAAGGTGAAGAGCGTATCCCAGTGGTTGAAGAACAAATCAATCTGATGGGTAAAGCCGTTAAACACATGGTTGAAGAAGCCTTGAACGCCTACATCAATGAGGACGATGCTAAGGCTTATGAAATTGCAGCTTCTGATGAAGTAATTGATAACTATTTCCGTGAAATCCAAGCTTTGGCAGTAGAGGAAATCCGTAAATCTCCAGACGCTGTTTTTGCAGGTAAAGAGTACTTCCAAGTTCTAATGTATTTGGAACGTATCGGGGATTATGCTCGTAATATTTGTGAGTGGGTTGTTTACCTCAAAACTGGAAAAATTATTGAATTATAA
- the pstB gene encoding phosphate ABC transporter ATP-binding protein PstB, whose protein sequence is MTEPILQIRDLSVYYNQKKTLKDVSLDFYPNEITALIGPSGSGKTTLLRSINRMNDLNPEVTITGSIVYNGHNIYSPRTDTVNLRKEIGMVFQQPNPFPMSIYENVVYGLRLKGVKDKATLDYAVESSLKGASIWDEVKDRLHDSAVGLSGGQQQRVCVARVLATSPKIILLDEPTSALDPISAGKIEETLFSLKKDYTMVIVTRSMQQASRLSDRTGFFLEGDLLEFGPTKAMFMNPKRKETEDYISGKFG, encoded by the coding sequence ATGACAGAACCTATTTTACAAATCAGAGACCTTTCTGTTTACTATAACCAAAAGAAAACATTAAAAGATGTCTCTTTAGATTTTTATCCGAATGAAATAACAGCTTTAATTGGACCTTCTGGATCTGGAAAAACCACTCTCTTGAGGTCTATCAATCGTATGAATGATTTGAACCCCGAAGTGACGATTACTGGGTCGATCGTTTATAATGGACACAATATTTATAGTCCAAGAACAGATACTGTCAATTTACGAAAAGAAATTGGAATGGTTTTCCAACAACCGAATCCATTTCCAATGTCTATTTATGAAAATGTTGTTTATGGATTGCGCTTAAAAGGTGTTAAGGACAAGGCAACTTTAGATTACGCCGTTGAAAGTTCTCTTAAAGGGGCTTCGATTTGGGATGAAGTAAAAGACCGTCTACACGATTCTGCGGTCGGCCTCTCAGGAGGTCAGCAACAGCGCGTCTGTGTTGCGAGGGTGCTTGCAACAAGTCCTAAAATCATTCTTTTAGATGAACCTACCTCAGCTCTCGATCCAATTTCAGCTGGTAAAATCGAAGAAACTCTTTTCTCATTGAAAAAAGATTATACCATGGTTATCGTTACCCGCTCCATGCAACAGGCATCACGTTTATCAGATCGAACAGGTTTCTTTTTAGAAGGTGATTTGCTAGAATTTGGCCCTACAAAAGCTATGTTCATGAACCCTAAACGTAAAGAAACTGAAGATTACATCTCTGGTAAATTTGGCTAA
- the pstB gene encoding phosphate ABC transporter ATP-binding protein PstB codes for MTEYNWNERHIITFPEETIALATKDLHVYYGAKEAIKGIDMQFEKNKITALIGPSGCGKSTYLRSLNRMNDTIDIAKVTGEILYQGIDVNRQDMNVYEIRKHLGMVFQRPNPFAKSIYKNITFAHERAGVKDKKVLDEIVETSLKQAALWDQVKDDLHKSAFTLSGGQQQRLCIARAISVKPDILLMDEPASALDPIATMQLEETMFELKKNYTIIIVTHNMQQAARASDYTAFFYLGDLIEYDKTRNIFQNAKCQSTNDYVSGHFG; via the coding sequence ATGACAGAATATAATTGGAATGAACGTCATATCATTACCTTCCCTGAAGAAACGATTGCTCTAGCTACCAAGGATTTACATGTCTACTATGGTGCGAAGGAAGCTATCAAAGGGATTGATATGCAGTTTGAAAAAAATAAAATTACCGCCTTGATTGGTCCGTCTGGATGTGGCAAATCAACTTATCTTCGCAGTCTTAACCGTATGAATGATACCATTGATATTGCCAAGGTTACAGGTGAAATCCTTTATCAAGGAATTGATGTTAACCGTCAAGACATGAATGTCTACGAAATTCGGAAGCATTTGGGAATGGTTTTCCAAAGACCTAATCCTTTTGCAAAATCTATTTATAAAAACATTACCTTTGCTCATGAAAGAGCTGGTGTTAAAGACAAGAAAGTTTTAGACGAGATTGTAGAGACATCTCTTAAGCAAGCAGCTCTTTGGGATCAGGTAAAGGATGACCTTCACAAATCAGCTTTCACTTTATCAGGAGGTCAGCAACAGCGCTTGTGTATTGCGAGAGCTATCTCTGTGAAACCTGATATTCTATTAATGGATGAACCGGCATCAGCCTTGGATCCAATTGCAACGATGCAACTGGAAGAAACCATGTTTGAATTGAAGAAGAATTATACGATTATTATTGTGACACATAACATGCAGCAAGCCGCTCGTGCTAGTGACTACACTGCCTTCTTCTATTTGGGGGACCTCATTGAATACGATAAGACACGTAATATTTTCCAAAATGCTAAGTGTCAGTCAACAAACGACTATGTTTCTGGGCACTTTGGTTAG